In Amblyraja radiata isolate CabotCenter1 unplaced genomic scaffold, sAmbRad1.1.pri S149, whole genome shotgun sequence, the genomic window cgatgctggccaaattttgtgccttccaccacagtgatgaatgctgtggtggatgtttgtgttaaaatatttaattgtgtattgtgtgttcgttttcattgtaccgctgctggcaaattcatttcacttgcactttatgtgcaatgtgacgaataaaactgagattgatattgatattgctggctcgaagggccgaatggcctactcctgcacctatggtctattatctcagtgaatggcggtgctggctcgaagggccgaatggcctactcctgcatctatggtctattatcacagtgaatggcggtgctggctcgaagggccgaatggcctactcctgcacctatggtctattatcacagtgaatggcggtgctggctcgaagggccgaatggcctactcctgcacctattgtctatttaagaaacagttagacaggtacatggatagacagggacaggtttggagggatgtggaccacaggcgggcaggtgggactggtgtagatgggacatgttggccggtgttggggaaagttgggcaggtgggattgtttacacgctgtatcactctaactCGGTAACTTCCCGCAATTACAACACTCCTGAGTTTCGCGACGTCAAACGAAACCGAAAGTGGGACATGATTCAACTTAGGGGCGTCACCAAGAGATGCGGATAAATAACACTGTGTCCAGTTTCCTGTTGTGATTTCAAGCTTCTGGTcgcgtctctctgtctgtctggctGACTCTCTCTGTGTCTCGCTGACTCTCTCTGTGTCTCGCTGACTCTCTCTGTGTCTCGCTGCTGATCAGACCCGGAGATCGGACGAGATGGGTTGCTGTAGGAGTAAGGACAGCGACTCGGAGGACGGCTTAGCGTCGGTGCGAGTGGAGACCCCTCCGAGCTGGGGAAACGACGCTTCCAGGCGCAGCGGCTCCGCTTCGAGAAACTCCAGCGCTTCTCGTCAGCCCAAGCCGACGCCGAGACAATTCTATGTAGGTCCGAGCCGGCTCAATGTACCTCCGAGCCGGGTCAATGTGGGTCCGAGCCGGCTCAATGTACCTCCGAGCCGGGTCAATGTGGGTCCGAGCCGGGTCAATGTACCTCCGAGCCAGGTCAATGTACTTTCGAGCTGGAATGTGGTCCCTAATGCGCCCTCTCCGAGCCGCGCCAACGGTGGTCCGCGTTACCAGCCGGCGGCGGTCAACACGTTCTCGGACACCTCTTGCATCTGGGATCAGCTACCTCCAGCGCAAACCTACTACCCGCAGCCGCCCGCGGACCGCTCCGATGTGGAGTCCATAGGGCACAGCTCCCAGCACAACGCGGAGAGGCACTTCTTCCAACACTTCTTCGCGGTTCTGGACCAAGTCCCCGGCCACAAGGGGATCTTCAAGAGGTGGAAGAGGGAGGCGCAGAGGGCGGAGATCGCGAACGAGAACGAGAACATGGGCAAGGTGTGGAACGAGCCGGGCGGCTACGTGAAGACCTTGCAGCGAGTCAAGATGCTGGTCTACAACAAGGGGTTCCGGGAGTCGGACCGGGTCAAGCTGGCCGACTGGGCGGCCAAGGTGGTGAAGAGAAGGACCGCTCAGTTCAACAAGGCCAAAGCAAAGGGCAAAGACGACTCCAACCACCTCAAGGTActggaggagtggagaggggtgaACTCGACAATCCAGAACCTCCTCTGAGAGAGATGGCACCCTGGTGGCCCCCCTGTCCTGGAGATGATTTGAACCCAACAACCCCCCTTCCTGAGCCCGAAGTCCAAAGAAAGGTTCCGACTCTGAACgtcatccatccacccacccacccacccacccaccttcgatggaaaccagcatctgcaactacTTCCTACATTTCTGAGCCAACCCGCCCCCCAGATTACGCTTGTCCATTCCGCAAACACAGATTTCCTCCGAAGAGGGTGGATCTAGACTTGGTCTCAAGAGATGCTTCTCTGGGGAAGGGTCCCGAGAGGGTCACATAtcgaccccccccctccccctcctcagattctgcctgaccagctgagttcctccagcacttttggagtTCGCCtggagatcccagcatctgctgttccttgggcCTCCGTGAGACTGAACTGAAGTTCTCTTGAGGGGTAAGGACTTGGGACTCTGCACTTTCAGGGGGTTTCAACCCAACTTCTAAATCTCCGGCCGCGAGTGCCCTCCATTCTACGAACCCCTGGTCACCGGGCAGATTACCATGGGACCACACACATCGGACATGAactggatgtgtaggaaagagctgccgAAGAAGATCGACACgaaaggctggaataactcagcgggacaagcagcatctctggagagaagaagggtgtcacccattccttctccccagagatccaatcatttgtgtctaccttcgtccTCAACTGAACTGTGAAACGCTGTATTTTTTAACCTAAAGATGACGCCACAAAATAGCCAGGTTTATTGTGAACTGTCGGTACACTGGAATCCAACCCCTCTCTCTGAAAATGTGAAGAACTGATTGCAGTCCCTTTCTCCACACATTCCTCCCACCCGTCCTCCAGATTAGGTTTCGCCTTCCATGACATCTGAGAtgtctttttttttcccccagggaGCATGGCTTCTCCTTTACCCCAGTTTAAGGAGCGCTCTCTATCTCCCAAGTttataccctctctctctctcccccccccccccccccaagtttacaGATGCTCCTCTCTTCCCACTAGTTTACCGATCCCTCTCTACATCCCTAGTTTATTGACCAATCTCACCTAAGTGTATCGAACTCTTTCCCTAATATATGGTACGCCCCTCTCTCCCTAGTCTACAGACCCCTCTATCCCTAATTTACGGAAACCCATCTCTCCTGAGTGTACAGGTCCATCTCTCCCCCTACATCATGctaccctctctacctcccttgtTTATTGacccctccatctctccttcgTATGTgagcccccccactctctccctagtTAATGgtaccccccccccgctctccaaATTCGAGAGACCCCTTTCGCTCACAAGTTTACAGACCCCTCCCTCATAgttgtagcgtggaaacaggcccttcagcccaacttgtccacaccggcccaacatgtcccatctacactagtcccacctccctgcatttggcccatatccctccaaacctgtcctttaagagctcttaaagatagcggagtcaagggattatggggagaaggcaggaacggggtactgtctgTGGAttgtcagccatgattgtattgaatggcggtgctggctcgaagggcatccTGCActtgtttttctatgttttctttgaAATGAATCTGAAAGTTCAGGTTGCACTTGTAATGTTAAGTTTTCAGCCTAAATGGTGGGGGCATTTTTTGCCTGGCAAAGAGACCTCGTTAAAAATAACATTGACATTTGTTTGTGTTCTATTGTCTTATTGTATATTGTTTTTATCCatgacctgtctaactgtttattaaatttGTTaagtttcaaaatagactttattgagGTAATaagtatatacaatacatgaactgtgcaaaaaattcatccgacatttttggAGGCTATATATATTATTCAATACAGTCTATATACATTGCTCAAGTTTCACAAATGTATCCCCCATccatgccactcatgtggcccactggcatggaatcccttcccttattttgaggggcgtctccacccccccccacccctcccccccccatgtccagcagcggaaggaccctagactgtggccctcccccaccgagccttggcgttggctgcgccgagcttcagtgcgtccctcagcacgttctcctgcagtctgcagcgggccagtcggcaacattccccgacggacatctcgctctgctgggtggtgaacaacgctcgggcagaccaaagagcgtctttcactgagttgatgaccctccagcagcactcgatgtccgtctctgaatgtgcccctgggaacagtccgtaattagttgtgatagtcccagcctcaactatctcctctggcagctcgttccatacacccaccaccctttgtgtgaaaatggtactcctcatgttcctattaaaccttcccCTCCTcagcttaaacccatgtcccctggttctcgatttccctactctgggtaaaagactgtgcgtctacccgatctattcctctcatgatcttatacaccatatctgttttgtagtaaatgcctactattttctgtgtgcttaagcaaagcaagaatttcattgtcctatacagggacacatgacaataaactaacttgaacttgaacttgaacctctacaggatcacctcctcatcctcctgcacactaAGAAATAAAGTCTAACCCTGCTCAACCttccccctcaagtcctggcaacaagcttctctgcacccttcccagcttTGTAACATCATTCCcacaacagggtgaccaaaactgggcACAATACTCGAAATGTGAGTCTACTCGATACTCTGactgtcgaaagccttcttgaccacactATTTACCTGTGTCGGcaatttcaaggaaccatgcacgtgcactcctagatccctctgctctatgacACTCCCCAGAGTCTTACCATTCGCTGTGTAGGTCCTGATctggttagactttccaaaaatgcaacatctcacatttctctacattaaacttcatcaaccattcctccgcccaaccgataaagatcctgctgcaattttagaAAACCGACCTCACCATTCACCCCAtgcagtttgcagatgacacaattagtgtcatctgcaaacttactaattatgccTCGTACACATCCCTCAATGGGGTCCAAGATCCCTCTTCATcggttcatacgtgataggagcagaattaggccattcagcccatctctgccattcaatcgtggctgatctatctctccctccaaaccccattctcctgccttctccccataacccctgacacccgcactaatcaagaatctatctatatctctgccttaaaaatatccactgtcttgggctccacagccttctgtggcaaagaattccacagattcaccaccctctaactgaagaaattcctcctcacctgtatTCTAAAGGAAAatcttttaattctgatgctgtgacctctggtcctagactctcccactagtggaaacatcctctccacattcactcttacctttcattatttggtatgtttcaatgaggtgttcccgtcatccttctaaaccccagccagtacaggcccagtgccgtcaaacgcacaTCATTCCACTTTATACAGCCCGATCATGCCTCTCCCACACTCTCAGGTTCTGAGGcgggggtctccacctgaaactatACCCCTTCCTATCCTACCccaccacacatgctgcctgagccgctgagatcCACCTGCACTGTTTTTTAACCCCAGCTTCCAACACCTGCAGTCGTCTGTAACTTCAATCTATATTTTTGGTAGTGTGTTTTAGAAGTCGTGTCGGCTTGTTATGTGCAAACACTGGATCGATTCTCCTCCAAGGAGCGGGAATCACTGAATCTGTAAGTTCAGGCATCAACATTTTGTGCCGATCTACCTGGTATTGTCATTATTGTGTTATGCTATTTTATATTAATTCAAATAAACCATGGTCTCAAGTCATTCCGGATTTAATCTATAAATTCAAGACattttatgtgcggggatcgctggtcggtgcggactcggtgggaagaagggcctgtttccgcgctgtatcgccaaactaaactaaactaaactttagacatagagggagggagacagacagacagaaaatagcagggcctcgacccgaaacgtcacctattccttttccccagagatgctgcctgacccgctgagttactccagcattttttgtctatgatAGATAGATGGAGAGGCAGAcagacagcccagaccatcacacaaactaacctcccttccaccaacatagaaacatagaaaataggtgcaggagtaggccattcggcccgtcgagcctgcaccaccattcaatatgatcatggctgatcatccaactcagtatcctgtagctgccttctctccataccctctgatccctttagccacaagggccacatctaactccctcttaaatatagccactgaactggcctcaactactttctgtggcagaataGGCTGGTCTCtattatgttggccttcataacaagaggagttgagtataggagcaaagaggtccacttgcagttgtgcagggccctagtgagaccacacctggagtattgtgtgtaggtttggtctccaaacttgaggaaggacattcttgctattgagggagtgcagcgtaggttcacaaggttaattcccgggacgacaggactgtcatatgctgagagaatggagcagctgggcttgtacactctggagtttagaaggatgagaggatctcttattgaaacatataagattattaaaggcttggacacgctacaggaaggaagcatgttctcgatgttgggggagtccagaaccaggggtcacacagtttacgaataagccatttgggacggagatgaggaaacactttttctcacagagagtggttagtctgtggaattctctgcctcagagggtggtggaggccggttctctggatgctttcaagaaagagttagatagagctcttaaagatagcggagtcaggggatatggggagaaggcaggaacggggtactgattgtggatgatcagccatgactggcagtgcttgctcgaagggccaaatggcctcttcctgcacctattgtctattgtctatttctggagagaaagaatgggtgacgttttgggtcgagacccttcttcaggggagagggagagggatttcgatgatgatgtagagagatacagaacaatgaatgaaggatcatacatcattgtctatatctctcatctccctctcccctgaatcacagtctgaagaagggtatcgacccgaaacgtcacccattccttctctccagagatgctgcctgttactccagcatttctatcttcggtttaatctacaattccttcctacaacatgactattaatttagtttagagatacagcggggaaacaggcccttcggcccacagagtatgcgcagaccagcgatccctgcactttaacgctatcctacacacactagggacaatttgcatttatacaaagcctattaaccgacaaacctgtacgtctttggagtgtgggaggaaaccgaagatctcggagaaaacccacgcaggtctcggggagaacgtgcaaactccgtacagacagcacccgtagtcaggatcgaacccgggtctctgaggcaGGAGCAATACCGTGCTGCCCTCTATTAAGATCAATTCTCGTTCATCCGACACAATCCGTCACGCTGGGTATATGTCGGGCTCTCCAATGTTCTGGATATCTGGCGGAACACagaggcgcagcgggtagagctgctgcctcacagcgccagagactcgggttaaatcctgagtgtgtgtgtgtgtgtgtgtgtgtgtgtgtgtgtgtgtgtgtgtgtgtgtatctgtgtgtctgtgtgtctgtgtgtgtctgtgtgtgtgtgcgcgcgtgcgtgcgtgtgtgtgtgcgtgcgtgcgtgtgtgtgtggtttggCTTCGGAATAGAAATGTCAAcaatcagagggcatagctttaaagtgagaggaacaAAGTCTCAattagatgtgcggggcatgtatatttacacagagggtggcgggtgcctggaacgcgttgccaggggtggtggtggaggcagatacaagtgTTGGATTTTAGCTTTTAGATACGTAGGTGCATGCATAGGAAGGGAAATCATATTCCCGCCCGctctgggctgcgggtctgcggagcggagcgggcggcgccgacttcaacatcgggagcctgggagctccaaaccggcgcggccttgtcggcttcggaagccgcggtccccagctaggaagcggccgttccaggtggcccagccgctgtgaggactctcccgacgccggggcaacagcacccggccataacggccaggaacatcgggcctccgtagaggcaatagcggaggcctcaataggcctgactttgggggaactggggatggggactggacattgtgccttcccccacagtgctatccactgtggggggatgatttttctgtgtgtaagtaaacatgttagtctgtgtccaagatggctgtcggaagggagagtggacgctggcgcgctttagctgccgctgctctctctttcacattgtgttttttgattttttgtttttggagcgatttctgtctttaatttgtgtgttggtgatgtccttattatttattttactccgactatatgttttttctcttctgttaatttctgtaaggtgtccttgagattttgaaaggtgcccgaaaataaaatgtattattattattattattatattcgtGCAGAGATATAATATAATCAGCACAAACCTTCTGGGTCAAAGAGCTGCTTCCTCTCCTGTGACGTCAcatcggcctctgcagtccgtctgtctttttgttattatttgtcccgttttaatgtagttttttttttttttgatggggtatgtgtgtgtgtgtgtgtgtgtgtgtgtgtgtgtgtgggcggggggtgggggggaaacttttaaaatctttcccctgcacagagaacccaaccttttctctgtcgggtctccgttgtcgttggggccaagCACCGTGgaccggcctccagcaggaacgacctggggctccagtcgcggagctgtggagctactcaccatcgtggagctggccgagttcggagcgggtggagatgtggtggcgcgctgctgtgaccccacccccggagattcggaggctccaaccgcaggtccggtggacggtgacaccgggagcccgcgggtccctgctgggagaccgctttttggggcttctgcaacggcgacttctcggggtcgaggatgacctggagcagggcctgacatcgcctggcatggcttggaatggctgtgggactttgctagcgcccgctgggggctccaacaacaagacccggagcgtggccttgcatcgcccggcgcggcgttaatggccgcgggacaattgccatcgcccgccgggggctttgactgacatcgggaggggaatggggagtgcaggggagagataagcttcttcgccttccatcacagcgaggaggagatgcgctgtgatggatgtctgtgtaaattctgttgtgtcttgggtctttttttcttgtgtgtatgactgtagaaacaacatttcatttgaacctctatgaggttcaagtgacaaataaattgtattgtattgtattgtattgtatgtgtagaaaggaactgcagatgctggtttacccccaagaaagacacaaaatgcgggagtaactcagcgtgtcaggcagcagcatctctggagagaaggaatgggtgacgttttgggtcgagacccttcttcagactgagagtcaggggagagggagatacagagataaggaagtgtaaggtgtgaaaataagacatcaaaggggatggttCAAGAAAAATATTGAATAGATCGGGCAgcacgtggcgcagcggtagagttgctgtcttacagcaaatgctgcccaggttcgatcccgactacgggtgctgtctgtacggagtttgtacgttctccccgtgacctgcgtgggttttctccgagaccttcagtttcctcccacactccaaatacatgcaggtttgtaggttaattggcttggtgtaaatgtaaaaattgtccctggtggttatatgatagtgttagtgtgcggggatcgctggtcggccgaaagggcctgtttccacgctgtatctcgaaactaaaaaaactaaaatgaTCATTGTCAGCTGGGAGAAGGTGCCAACAGAGAtaacagggacagagagagggaaagcaagggctacttgaagttagagaagtcaatgttcataccgctggggtgtaagctgcccaagtgaaatatgaggtgctgttcctccaattagcgctgggcctcactctgacagtggaggaggcccaggacagagaggtcagtgtgggaatgggagggggagttgaagtgtttggcaaccgggagatcaggtaggtttaggcggactgagcggaggtgttcagcgaaacgatcgctgagcctgcgcttggtctcgccgatgtacagtagTCCACACCtgcaacagcggatacagtaaatgaggaaGGGGCTCGACCAGAAACTGAGACCCGAGCCAtgtctcgctgagtttctccagcattttgtgtcaatcctccacagtgatgtgatgttcTACGTTCGATAcagacagtgtgggccgaagggcctgatcctgtgctgtgctgATCTATGGACTATTACCTGATGAGTttgggatagcatgtaaaacataaCTTTTCACAATCTCCTGGTGGATGTCACAATGATAAACCGAAACCTAAAGGTGGAGTTACTGCATCAACTTGAGTTTGGTCTGATCCTTCTCcgcggattgtcaccttgtcgtggtggagaagcttgtgtggtcctgagatcctgagtgcgatgccatctggagctatgctcctggtggggccacccatggcggtaaggtcgaggtgggggggaggtctctgacaaagagccaatccaaccaagacctcaacggtggaacaggcggaggacgatggctgaccttagtggagctaacatcacgaaaagggtctccggtcgacttggaccatgccactggatcctgatccAGATCCTGTATCCTGGatcctgtgcaccagtctccccacgttaaacaaagtcacgcacaggcatcctccatatagggaatagcactctGGAGACACCCATAGTCAGTTAATACCGAAGGGTGCGTAAGGTCTGATTGTGTTTATATATTGCAAAGTAAAGTATTATATGtggcaggaaggaattgcagatgctcgtttacactgaagatagacacgttcataggttatagcagtagaattaggccattcggcccatcgagcctactctgccgttcaatcatagcTTATCTcggcttcctaatcccattttcctgccttctccccataaccaccgacACACGTTCTGAtccagaatttgtctatctctgccttaaaaatatccactgacagccctctgtggcaatgagttacacagattcaccaccccctgaccaaagtttctcctcacctcctttctaaaagagctccctttaattctgaggctgtgacctctggtcctagactctcccactagtggaaacatcctctccacatccactctatccaggcctttcactattcagtaagtttcaatgagttcccccctcaaccctctaatctccagcgagcacaggcccagtgctgtcaaacgctcatcctatgttaacccactcattcctgggatcattctcgtaaacctcctctggaccctctccagagccggcacatccttccacagatatggggcccacatttgctcacagtactccaaatccaGCCTTATAGAggagaccagcgccttatagaggagactgagcacaaaatgctggagtaactcagcgggacaggcagcatctctggagagaaggaatgggtgacgttttgggtcgagacccttccccaggctgagagttaggggagagggagatacagagatatggaagggtaaggtgtgaaaacaag contains:
- the LOC116969303 gene encoding uncharacterized protein LOC116969303, whose protein sequence is MGCCRSKDSDSEDGLASVRVETPPSWGNDASRRSGSASRNSSASRQPKPTPRQFYVGPSRLNVPPSRVNVGPSRLNVPPSRVNVGPSRVNVPPSQVNVLSSWNVVPNAPSPSRANGGPRYQPAAVNTFSDTSCIWDQLPPAQTYYPQPPADRSDVESIGHSSQHNAERHFFQHFFAVLDQVPGHKGIFKRWKREAQRAEIANENENMGKVWNEPGGYVKTLQRVKMLVYNKGFRESDRVKLADWAAKVVKRRTAQFNKAKAKGKDDSNHLKVLEEWRGVNSTIQNLL